The following are encoded together in the Halomonas halophila genome:
- a CDS encoding dicarboxylate/amino acid:cation symporter: protein MSTLLSPLWRGYRDSSLILRVTIALVLGAAVGLIGGPAVGEALAPLGELLMRLLKFIILPIVLFTLMSGVNQGRDGSLGRIGRKVFLYYLATSALAIVVGLAVASLLSPGEGMTLEGAGSMSVPENPGILSVLLGIVPTNIVEAFADQNLLGIIFTALVFGLAVARLRQSEAHAELGERLHGLIEALNAATLKVMSGILHVVPVGVFAIVAGTVAQQGLGTLLSLGDMVVVLYVALGVQLLVYLGLLKGFGVSARRFFREARTPMATAFATQSSSGTLPLTLDAARRLGLSRGLYGFSLPLGATLNMDGAAIRIAISAVFAANVAGMSLDLASMAQIVVVGTLISVGTAGVPGAGIVMIATVFSQVGLPIEAVALLTAIDALVGMGCTALNVTGDLVGTAVIGRSEGERLSERPVEDGESAATADARA, encoded by the coding sequence ATGTCCACTCTGCTGTCCCCCCTCTGGCGCGGCTATCGCGACAGCTCGCTGATCCTGCGCGTCACCATCGCGCTGGTGCTGGGCGCCGCGGTCGGCCTGATCGGCGGCCCGGCCGTCGGCGAGGCGCTGGCGCCGCTCGGCGAGCTGCTGATGCGGCTGTTGAAGTTCATCATCCTGCCGATCGTGCTGTTCACCCTGATGTCCGGCGTCAACCAGGGCCGCGACGGCAGCCTGGGGCGTATCGGGCGCAAGGTGTTCCTCTACTACCTGGCGACCTCGGCGCTGGCGATCGTGGTCGGCCTGGCCGTGGCGAGCCTGCTGTCGCCGGGAGAGGGCATGACGCTCGAGGGCGCCGGTTCCATGTCGGTGCCGGAGAATCCCGGCATCCTCTCGGTGCTGCTGGGTATCGTGCCGACCAATATCGTCGAGGCCTTCGCCGACCAGAACCTGCTGGGCATCATCTTCACCGCCCTGGTGTTCGGCCTGGCCGTGGCCCGGCTGCGCCAGTCCGAGGCCCACGCCGAGCTGGGCGAGCGCCTGCACGGGCTGATCGAGGCGCTCAACGCCGCGACCCTCAAGGTGATGAGCGGCATCCTGCACGTGGTGCCGGTGGGCGTGTTCGCCATCGTCGCCGGCACCGTGGCCCAGCAGGGCCTCGGCACGCTGCTGTCGCTCGGCGACATGGTGGTGGTGCTCTACGTGGCGCTGGGCGTGCAGCTGCTGGTCTATCTCGGCCTGCTCAAGGGCTTCGGCGTGTCGGCGCGGCGCTTCTTCCGCGAGGCGCGCACGCCCATGGCCACTGCCTTCGCCACCCAGAGCAGCTCCGGCACCCTGCCGCTGACCCTCGATGCGGCGCGCCGGCTGGGGCTCTCGCGCGGGCTCTACGGCTTCAGCCTGCCGCTGGGCGCGACGCTGAACATGGACGGCGCGGCGATCCGCATCGCCATCTCGGCGGTGTTTGCCGCCAACGTGGCGGGCATGTCGCTGGATCTGGCCAGCATGGCGCAGATCGTGGTGGTGGGCACCCTGATCTCGGTGGGCACCGCCGGGGTGCCGGGCGCGGGCATCGTGATGATCGCCACGGTGTTCTCCCAGGTCGGCCTGCCGATCGAGGCCGTGGCGCTGCTGACCGCCATCGATGCCCTGGTCGGCATGGGCTGCACGGCGCTGAACGTCACCGGCGACCTGGTCGGTACCGCCGTGATCGGCCGCAGCGAGGGCGAGCGCCTCAGCGAGCGGCCCGTCGAGGACGGCGAGTCGGCAGCGACGGCAGACGCCCGCGCCTGA
- the yghU gene encoding glutathione-dependent disulfide-bond oxidoreductase: MSQGNAYVPPRVWTWEKASGGSFSSINRPIAGPTHDQALPVGEHPFQLYSLATPNGVKATVMLEELLELGYKDAEYDAWLIRIGEGEQFGSGFVEINPNSKIPALVDHGPAEPIRVFESGSILLYLAERFGEFLPGDLTGRTETMNWLFWQMGSAPFVGGGFGHFYAYAPEKLEYPIDRYAMETKRQLDVLNRRLAESPYLAGDEYTIADMAAWPWYGQLVLGRLYDAAEFLQVHEYEHVMRWAKAIDARPAVQRGRMVNRTFGEPETQLHERHDASDFEHKTQDVINS; encoded by the coding sequence ATGAGTCAAGGTAACGCGTACGTTCCGCCCAGGGTCTGGACCTGGGAAAAAGCCAGCGGCGGCAGCTTCTCCAGCATCAACCGCCCCATCGCCGGGCCGACCCACGACCAGGCGCTGCCGGTCGGCGAGCATCCGTTCCAGCTCTATTCCCTGGCCACGCCCAACGGGGTGAAGGCGACGGTGATGCTCGAGGAACTGCTCGAGCTGGGCTACAAGGACGCCGAGTACGACGCCTGGCTGATCCGCATCGGCGAGGGCGAGCAGTTCGGCAGCGGCTTCGTCGAGATCAACCCGAACTCGAAGATCCCGGCGCTGGTCGACCACGGCCCGGCCGAGCCGATCCGGGTGTTCGAGTCCGGCTCGATCCTGCTCTACCTGGCCGAGCGCTTCGGCGAGTTCCTGCCGGGCGATCTCACCGGCCGCACCGAGACCATGAACTGGCTGTTCTGGCAGATGGGCAGCGCGCCCTTCGTCGGCGGCGGCTTCGGCCACTTCTACGCCTACGCGCCGGAGAAGCTGGAGTACCCGATCGACCGCTATGCCATGGAGACCAAGCGCCAGCTCGACGTGCTGAACCGCCGCCTGGCCGAGTCGCCCTATCTGGCCGGCGACGAGTACACCATCGCCGACATGGCCGCCTGGCCCTGGTACGGCCAGCTGGTGCTGGGCCGGCTCTATGACGCCGCCGAGTTCCTGCAGGTGCATGAATACGAGCACGTGATGCGCTGGGCCAAGGCCATCGACGCCCGCCCGGCCGTGCAGCGTGGCCGCATGGTCAACCGCACCTTCGGCGAGCCGGAGACGCAGCTGCACGAGCGCCACGATGCCAGCGACTTCGAGCATAAGACGCAGGACGTTATAAACTCCTAA
- the hemB gene encoding porphobilinogen synthase — protein sequence MSQLEVSPLRRPRRLRQSPAIRDLVREHDFSLNDLVHPIFIEEGIDEPKDVSAMPGIVRYPEAMVEAEIKELAALGVRYVMPFGISRHKDELGSDTWHDEGLLARMIRTIKQACPEMVVIPDICFCEYTSHGHCGVVEDGHVCNDATVENLVKQSVAAARAGADMLAPSAMMDGQVRAIREGLDAAGFEQVAILAHSAKFASAFYGPFRTAVDSELQGDRKGYQMDIANGRQALVECLLDEDEGADILMVKPGTPYLDVLANLRQRTDLPLASYQVGGEYAGIKYAAMAGALDEREVVFETLVGFKRAGADLIVSYYTKQVAEWLAGK from the coding sequence ATGAGCCAACTCGAAGTCTCCCCCCTGCGTCGTCCCCGCCGGCTGCGCCAGTCGCCGGCCATTCGTGATCTGGTCCGGGAGCACGACTTCTCCCTCAACGACCTGGTGCACCCGATCTTCATCGAGGAAGGCATCGACGAGCCCAAGGACGTGTCCGCCATGCCGGGCATCGTCCGCTACCCGGAGGCCATGGTCGAGGCCGAGATCAAGGAGCTCGCCGCGCTGGGCGTGCGCTACGTGATGCCGTTCGGCATCTCCCGCCACAAGGACGAGCTGGGCAGCGACACCTGGCACGACGAGGGCCTGCTGGCCCGCATGATCCGCACCATCAAGCAGGCCTGCCCGGAGATGGTGGTCATTCCGGACATCTGCTTCTGCGAATACACCAGCCACGGCCACTGCGGCGTGGTCGAGGACGGCCATGTCTGCAACGATGCCACGGTGGAGAACCTGGTGAAGCAGAGCGTCGCCGCGGCCCGGGCCGGCGCCGACATGCTGGCGCCCTCGGCGATGATGGACGGCCAGGTGCGCGCCATCCGCGAGGGCCTGGACGCCGCCGGCTTCGAGCAGGTGGCGATCCTCGCGCACTCCGCCAAGTTCGCTTCGGCGTTCTACGGCCCCTTCCGCACCGCGGTCGACAGCGAGCTCCAGGGCGACCGCAAGGGCTACCAGATGGACATCGCCAACGGCCGCCAGGCGCTGGTCGAGTGCCTGCTGGACGAGGACGAGGGCGCCGACATCCTGATGGTCAAGCCGGGCACGCCCTACCTCGACGTGCTGGCCAACCTGCGCCAGCGCACCGACCTGCCGCTGGCCTCCTACCAGGTCGGCGGCGAATACGCCGGCATCAAGTACGCCGCCATGGCCGGCGCGCTGGACGAGCGCGAGGTGGTGTTCGAGACCCTGGTCGGCTTCAAGCGCGCCGGCGCCGACCTGATCGTCAGCTACTACACCAAGCAGGTCGCGGAGTGGCTGGCGGGGAAATAA
- a CDS encoding putative RNA methyltransferase translates to MSTTSFEALACPLDGDPLSRRDGAWRCAAGHSFDIARQGYVHLLPVQNKRSRDPGDSKEMVAARRRFLEAGHYRPIAETVGRAVLAEAPAGGTLSCLDAGCGEGFYLRALRELSSVATESETAQGGAVTLSLLGVDISKWAVLAAAKREKAATWVVGTNAHLPVQAQSLDRVLCLFGFPVYPEFARMLKPGGELLMVEAGPDHLRELREIIYPSLKPPREDDAAAPEGFTRRPGEALRYTIDLEGAEPIADLLAMTPHLHRASAEGREQAAALSSLTLTVDVRLTRLVRE, encoded by the coding sequence ATGAGCACCACATCGTTCGAGGCGCTGGCCTGCCCGCTGGACGGCGACCCGCTGTCGCGCCGCGACGGCGCCTGGCGCTGCGCGGCCGGGCACAGCTTCGATATCGCCCGCCAGGGCTACGTGCACCTGCTGCCGGTGCAGAACAAGCGCTCCCGCGATCCCGGCGACAGCAAGGAGATGGTGGCGGCGCGGCGGCGCTTCCTCGAGGCCGGCCACTATCGGCCCATCGCCGAGACGGTCGGCCGCGCGGTACTGGCGGAAGCGCCTGCCGGCGGCACGCTGAGCTGCCTGGATGCCGGCTGCGGCGAGGGCTTTTATCTACGAGCGCTGCGCGAGCTGTCCAGTGTGGCGACCGAGAGTGAGACAGCGCAGGGCGGGGCGGTCACGCTGTCGCTGCTGGGCGTGGATATCTCCAAGTGGGCGGTGCTGGCCGCCGCCAAGCGCGAGAAGGCCGCCACCTGGGTGGTGGGCACCAACGCCCATCTGCCGGTGCAGGCGCAGAGCCTCGACCGCGTGCTGTGCCTGTTCGGCTTCCCCGTCTACCCGGAGTTCGCCCGGATGCTGAAGCCGGGTGGCGAGCTGCTGATGGTCGAGGCCGGGCCGGACCATCTGCGCGAGCTGCGCGAGATCATCTACCCGAGCCTGAAGCCGCCCCGCGAGGACGACGCGGCCGCGCCCGAGGGCTTCACGCGGCGGCCCGGCGAGGCGCTGCGCTATACCATCGACCTCGAGGGCGCCGAGCCGATCGCCGATCTGCTGGCGATGACGCCGCACCTGCACCGCGCCAGCGCCGAGGGGCGCGAGCAGGCCGCGGCGCTTTCCTCGCTCACCCTCACCGTGGATGTGCGGCTGACGCGGCTGGTGCGAGAATAG
- the rarD gene encoding EamA family transporter RarD — translation MLVHPPPSVEFLMNGQPNTAFGVTTNVMASVFFALIFAYAALLDPLEGEEVYGWRILVTFPCLTLILGLRKCWPQVLEIYRRLFRERYLWMTRILSASLLGVQLWIFMWAPANGHGLAVSLGYFIMPITMVILGRIAFKDRMSVLQKLSCTFAVVGVANEVMVSESLTWPTLVICLGYPVYFWLRRVTDTNNIGGLWFDMLLSMPLALFFIVQKGYVLAEVNASPHLIWLVLGLGGISALALTFQSLSAPHLNLSLFGLLIYVEPVLLFLVSISLGESIDYGQWPTYMAIWLAVFVLLLEGVCGLRKERRAA, via the coding sequence ATGCTGGTCCATCCGCCACCCAGCGTTGAGTTTCTGATGAACGGCCAGCCCAATACCGCCTTCGGCGTGACCACCAATGTCATGGCTTCCGTGTTTTTTGCCTTGATATTTGCCTATGCCGCTTTGCTTGATCCGCTGGAAGGAGAAGAGGTCTATGGCTGGCGAATTCTTGTGACATTTCCCTGCCTGACGCTGATTCTTGGTTTGAGAAAATGCTGGCCGCAGGTGCTGGAGATTTATCGGCGCCTTTTCCGTGAGCGGTATCTCTGGATGACTCGGATACTGTCCGCATCTCTTCTGGGCGTTCAGCTATGGATTTTCATGTGGGCACCGGCGAATGGCCATGGGCTTGCCGTCTCGTTGGGTTATTTCATCATGCCGATTACCATGGTGATCCTGGGCAGGATTGCCTTCAAGGATCGCATGTCCGTCTTGCAGAAGCTGTCATGTACCTTTGCCGTTGTCGGAGTGGCCAATGAGGTGATGGTCTCCGAAAGCCTGACCTGGCCGACGCTAGTCATCTGTTTGGGCTATCCGGTCTATTTCTGGCTCCGCCGCGTGACCGATACCAACAACATCGGCGGGCTCTGGTTCGATATGTTGCTCAGTATGCCCCTGGCGCTGTTCTTTATTGTTCAGAAGGGCTATGTGCTGGCCGAGGTGAATGCCTCGCCACACCTGATCTGGCTCGTTCTGGGCCTAGGGGGCATCAGTGCGCTTGCCTTGACCTTCCAGTCGCTTTCCGCCCCGCATCTGAATCTTAGCCTTTTCGGCCTGCTGATCTATGTCGAGCCGGTGCTCCTGTTCCTCGTCTCGATATCGCTTGGCGAGTCCATCGACTACGGTCAATGGCCGACGTATATGGCCATCTGGCTGGCAGTCTTCGTGCTGCTATTGGAAGGCGTGTGCGGGCTACGCAAGGAACGGCGAGCCGCATAG
- a CDS encoding Lrp/AsnC family transcriptional regulator, which produces MPLDKHDHSLLELLQQDCQTPLRELAETVHLSLPSVQRRIKKLKKEGYIRRNVAILEPEKLGQAITIIVEVKARKTNTEDLERLKGLFSGDEIQQCYYVTGETDFMLTILVSSMSRFNEMSDRLFHQNPDVESFRTIIVLDRVKDTLDVRQEGP; this is translated from the coding sequence ATGCCTCTGGACAAGCATGATCACTCATTGCTCGAGCTGCTTCAGCAAGACTGCCAGACGCCTCTTCGCGAGTTAGCGGAAACCGTCCATCTATCGCTCCCTTCCGTGCAGCGCCGTATCAAGAAGCTAAAGAAGGAAGGCTATATTCGGCGTAACGTGGCCATTCTTGAGCCTGAAAAGCTGGGCCAGGCCATCACCATCATCGTGGAGGTAAAGGCCAGGAAGACGAACACGGAGGACCTGGAGCGTCTGAAAGGACTGTTCTCAGGAGATGAGATTCAGCAATGCTACTACGTGACGGGTGAGACGGACTTCATGTTAACGATATTGGTCTCCAGCATGAGCCGCTTCAACGAGATGTCCGACCGGCTATTCCATCAAAATCCCGATGTGGAATCCTTCAGGACCATCATCGTACTTGATCGGGTGAAAGACACCTTGGATGTGAGACAAGAAGGACCGTAA
- the bla gene encoding class A beta-lactamase translates to MPTLSRRQVLGTMTAAGALIAAGQPAFAATSTTSAATSDLDQRLGELERADDDRVGVALMNVATGAVASHRGDERFLFNSTGKFFIAAAVLARVDEGSETLDRRVVIEEGDLGGWTPITEKRLGEPGLTLAELCQAAVAWSDNAAANALIESVGGPEAVTAFLREIGDDTTRLDRLEPELNTHDHAGDERDTTTPLAMMTTLRTLLLGDVLSPSLRHQLASWMIEGKTGDARLRAGMPSSWLVGEKTGTNGVGNANDIGIAWPGDRGAVIAVAYTRMPSATAEQRDETIAAVGRLAARV, encoded by the coding sequence ATGCCGACCCTCTCACGCCGCCAGGTCCTTGGCACGATGACCGCCGCCGGCGCCCTGATCGCCGCTGGCCAGCCGGCGTTCGCCGCCACTTCCACCACCTCTGCTGCCACCTCCGACCTCGATCAGCGGCTGGGGGAACTGGAGCGCGCTGATGACGATCGCGTGGGCGTGGCGCTGATGAACGTGGCCACCGGTGCGGTGGCGAGCCATCGCGGCGACGAGCGCTTCCTGTTCAACAGCACCGGCAAGTTCTTCATCGCCGCGGCGGTGCTGGCCCGGGTGGACGAGGGCAGCGAGACGCTGGATCGACGCGTTGTGATCGAGGAGGGGGATCTCGGTGGCTGGACGCCGATCACCGAGAAGCGGCTGGGCGAGCCCGGCCTCACCCTCGCCGAGCTGTGCCAGGCGGCGGTGGCCTGGAGTGACAACGCGGCGGCGAACGCGCTGATCGAGAGCGTCGGCGGGCCCGAGGCGGTCACCGCCTTCCTGCGCGAAATCGGCGACGACACCACCCGCCTGGACCGCCTCGAGCCCGAGCTGAACACCCACGACCACGCGGGCGACGAGCGCGACACCACCACTCCGCTGGCGATGATGACGACGCTGCGCACCCTGCTGCTGGGTGATGTCCTGTCGCCGTCGTTGCGCCACCAGCTCGCGAGCTGGATGATCGAGGGCAAGACCGGCGACGCCCGGCTGCGCGCCGGCATGCCGTCGTCGTGGCTGGTTGGCGAGAAGACCGGCACCAACGGCGTGGGCAACGCCAACGACATCGGCATCGCCTGGCCGGGCGATCGCGGCGCGGTGATCGCCGTCGCCTACACCCGGATGCCCAGCGCGACCGCCGAGCAGCGCGACGAGACCATCGCCGCCGTCGGACGGCTGGCCGCCCGGGTATAA
- a CDS encoding GNAT family N-acetyltransferase, with translation MEVTLRTPQTADYEVIASWVVDKKACARWAGPSMPFPFAPESLPELLEMEGFASYCLSGSNNECVGFGQFWVANPGAVHIGRIIISPETRGIGAGRLLCERLIDTALRSTGAHTVTLRVYRDNHAARSLYSSLGFCVVESESTDDLLFMRTMPDQSRKADA, from the coding sequence ATGGAAGTAACTCTACGAACTCCACAGACGGCCGATTACGAGGTGATTGCTTCTTGGGTGGTCGATAAGAAAGCCTGTGCTCGCTGGGCCGGCCCCTCGATGCCGTTTCCGTTTGCCCCGGAGAGCTTGCCTGAACTGCTCGAGATGGAAGGCTTCGCTAGCTATTGCCTGTCGGGTAGCAACAACGAGTGCGTGGGTTTCGGTCAGTTTTGGGTGGCGAATCCCGGTGCCGTACACATCGGGAGAATAATCATATCCCCCGAAACTCGGGGGATCGGTGCCGGTCGTCTGCTGTGCGAGAGGCTCATCGACACGGCGCTCCGATCAACCGGCGCCCACACGGTGACGCTGCGTGTATATCGAGATAATCATGCGGCACGTTCCCTGTACTCAAGCTTAGGGTTCTGTGTTGTAGAGTCAGAATCCACGGATGACCTTTTGTTTATGCGTACGATGCCTGACCAGTCACGGAAGGCAGACGCGTGA
- a CDS encoding IS481 family transposase — protein sequence MTTEEKVARRKLSLLELAKDLQNVSKACKIMGYSRQQFYEIRRNYQTFGSEGLVDKLPGPRGPHPNRVSEEIEAAILEHSLAFPTHGPVRVAQELALRGIQVSSTGVRGVWGRHDLLTRHERLLRLERATREQKIELTEDQVRHLERFSPEFRERHIEVHHTGELVAVDTFFVGTLKGVGKVYLQSVIDCFSRYAWGRLYTNKLPITAVHVLNNDVLPFFEAHNTKVSTVLSDNGREFCGRKDQHPYELFLQLEEIEHRTTKVRRPQSNGFVERLHRTLLDEHFRIQGRTKWYEALEEMQTDLDDYLVIYNTKRPHQGRNMKGMTPYAAFKKGLPKSPKKEPRKTSENTA from the coding sequence ATGACCACCGAAGAAAAGGTAGCACGACGCAAGCTCAGTCTCCTAGAACTGGCCAAGGATCTGCAGAACGTCAGCAAGGCTTGCAAGATCATGGGCTACTCCCGGCAGCAGTTCTATGAGATCCGTCGCAACTATCAAACCTTCGGCTCCGAGGGGCTCGTCGACAAGCTTCCCGGGCCGCGGGGACCACACCCCAACCGCGTCAGCGAAGAGATCGAAGCGGCCATCCTTGAGCACAGCCTGGCCTTCCCCACCCACGGTCCGGTTCGCGTCGCTCAAGAACTGGCGCTACGTGGCATTCAGGTCAGCTCTACGGGCGTCCGAGGCGTCTGGGGTCGTCATGACTTGTTGACCCGTCATGAGCGCCTGCTGCGTCTCGAGCGCGCCACGCGTGAGCAGAAAATCGAGCTCACTGAAGACCAGGTACGCCACCTGGAACGCTTTAGCCCCGAATTTCGTGAACGCCACATCGAGGTCCACCACACCGGCGAGCTGGTCGCCGTCGACACCTTCTTCGTCGGCACGCTCAAAGGCGTAGGGAAGGTCTATCTGCAGTCTGTTATCGATTGCTTCAGCCGCTATGCCTGGGGCCGCCTGTACACCAACAAGCTGCCCATCACGGCAGTCCACGTGCTCAACAATGACGTGCTGCCCTTCTTCGAGGCTCACAACACCAAGGTCAGCACGGTGCTCAGCGACAATGGCCGGGAATTCTGCGGACGTAAGGACCAGCATCCGTATGAACTGTTCCTTCAGCTCGAGGAGATCGAGCACCGCACTACCAAGGTTCGGCGGCCACAAAGCAATGGGTTCGTCGAGCGGCTGCACCGCACACTGTTGGATGAGCACTTCCGCATCCAGGGACGTACCAAGTGGTACGAGGCCCTGGAAGAGATGCAGACGGACCTGGATGACTACCTCGTCATCTACAACACCAAGCGCCCACATCAAGGCCGCAACATGAAGGGGATGACGCCCTATGCCGCGTTCAAGAAAGGGCTCCCCAAATCACCGAAGAAGGAGCCCAGGAAAACGTCAGAAAACACTGCTTAA
- a CDS encoding 5-methylcytosine restriction system specificity protein McrC, with product MISSLQEAIGLSGGEKKQREVISAIEQKEIVLPSEVFVSEGKLNLYPEVLVKDIVRVYLKKKQLKLQAGNYVGVIPLNEDFAVKIYPKAPIFNIDRMIRVANGLPHHLTGWVSEYAPDDPLSFDLFKYLIDLLVSALDVIKVEGLYKKDCLFRNTSAYPKGRVDVANTVKTIWARGRRGEVISSWVDKSADNPVNRCIKYALWLIAEKVRRLATNGWERDLSRINNSYNSFLGVSFDQDLQFLFDYEVRDPEELGFGRQAYITALKVSKLLIFKGGVSVGREGSDFSSQSFLFSLSEIFENYFYRVLANSSILKENGVSVLDGGKFGSGGAKTCLFDMEGRGGGNVTLMKSLEKSIATPDVVVQKGDGDKAERLILEVKYKNALPLVDRAGINQAVTYGVRYDAKKVVLVHPVSDDRKSLAGGLHRLGVVKDIELFQLAVDLSREDIVEMEKELCNYVCSLL from the coding sequence ATGATTAGCAGCTTACAGGAAGCTATAGGGTTGTCAGGGGGGGAGAAGAAACAGCGAGAAGTTATTTCTGCTATTGAGCAAAAAGAGATTGTGCTTCCTAGCGAAGTGTTTGTTTCTGAGGGAAAGCTCAATCTTTATCCTGAGGTTTTGGTTAAAGATATAGTGAGAGTTTATCTTAAGAAAAAGCAGTTAAAGTTGCAAGCAGGGAACTATGTTGGCGTGATTCCTCTGAATGAGGATTTTGCTGTTAAGATTTACCCAAAAGCCCCTATATTCAATATTGATAGAATGATTAGGGTGGCAAATGGTTTACCGCACCATTTGACTGGATGGGTTTCAGAATATGCTCCTGATGATCCCCTCTCTTTTGATCTGTTTAAATACCTGATTGACTTGCTGGTAAGCGCTTTAGATGTCATAAAAGTAGAAGGTTTGTATAAAAAAGATTGTCTGTTTAGGAATACATCGGCCTACCCCAAAGGCCGGGTTGATGTTGCTAATACAGTGAAGACTATTTGGGCTAGAGGAAGAAGGGGGGAGGTTATAAGCTCGTGGGTAGATAAAAGTGCAGACAATCCTGTTAATCGTTGTATAAAATATGCATTGTGGTTGATTGCGGAGAAGGTTAGGCGATTGGCTACAAATGGATGGGAGCGCGACTTATCAAGAATTAATAATTCATATAATTCTTTTTTAGGTGTAAGCTTTGATCAGGATCTTCAGTTCCTGTTCGATTATGAGGTGAGGGATCCTGAAGAACTTGGTTTTGGCCGGCAAGCATATATAACTGCGCTGAAAGTTTCTAAGCTTTTGATTTTCAAAGGTGGTGTTTCAGTTGGGCGAGAAGGTAGTGATTTTTCTTCTCAGTCTTTTCTTTTTAGTTTGAGTGAAATTTTTGAGAACTATTTTTACCGCGTTTTGGCTAATAGTTCGATTTTGAAAGAGAATGGGGTTAGTGTGTTAGATGGTGGAAAGTTTGGAAGTGGGGGAGCCAAGACGTGTCTCTTTGATATGGAGGGAAGAGGTGGCGGAAATGTAACACTGATGAAGAGCTTAGAGAAGTCCATTGCTACCCCTGATGTTGTTGTCCAAAAAGGTGATGGTGATAAGGCTGAGCGATTGATATTGGAAGTTAAGTATAAAAATGCTTTGCCATTGGTTGATCGTGCGGGTATTAATCAGGCTGTTACATATGGCGTGAGATATGATGCAAAAAAAGTAGTTCTGGTCCACCCAGTCAGTGATGATAGGAAAAGCCTTGCAGGAGGGCTTCACCGTTTAGGTGTTGTTAAGGATATTGAGTTGTTTCAGCTTGCTGTTGATTTGAGCCGAGAAGATATTGTTGAGATGGAAAAAGAACTCTGTAACTATGTTTGTTCTCTTCTTTAA
- a CDS encoding McrB family protein: protein MSSSRISSEPVRSLSAEDLGILVDEESEAQDDNPSLIDVLPDGDIVLNVAQELLSDGYSGVIFFGPPATGKSWYARKIAEQIVGHDSGKVRFVQFHPSYQYEDFVEGVKVTHEGGFEFEDKHFLIACEEAKKHSGPFFLVIDELSRCDPVRVFGEMLTYVEHSKRGEVFFLPSGRETYVPENLFILATMNPLDRGVDEVDMAFERRFAKIEMRPDEEQLKVFLEDKSFDPHVIEGVLEFFRFVNETENPYAHVGHAYFSNVSDTQSLKRLWQYQLRFHLEKAYRVDPAGFRDIEMKWEELVSSRL, encoded by the coding sequence GTGTCAAGTTCTAGAATCTCATCTGAGCCTGTTCGTAGTTTGAGTGCAGAAGATTTAGGTATTCTTGTAGATGAAGAAAGTGAGGCTCAGGATGATAATCCTAGCCTAATAGACGTTTTGCCGGATGGCGATATTGTCCTTAATGTTGCCCAAGAGCTTCTGAGTGATGGTTACTCTGGCGTGATTTTTTTTGGCCCCCCTGCGACAGGGAAGTCTTGGTATGCTAGGAAAATTGCCGAACAAATCGTTGGTCATGATAGTGGCAAAGTTAGATTTGTACAATTTCATCCGTCGTACCAATACGAGGATTTTGTTGAGGGGGTAAAAGTTACACATGAAGGAGGTTTTGAATTTGAAGATAAGCACTTCCTTATAGCTTGTGAGGAAGCTAAAAAACACTCCGGGCCTTTTTTTTTAGTTATTGATGAACTTAGTCGGTGTGACCCTGTTAGGGTGTTTGGAGAAATGCTGACGTATGTAGAACATTCCAAACGAGGCGAGGTTTTTTTTCTGCCCTCTGGTAGAGAGACATATGTCCCTGAGAATTTGTTTATTCTTGCAACAATGAATCCTCTTGATCGTGGTGTAGATGAAGTCGATATGGCCTTTGAAAGGAGATTCGCAAAAATTGAGATGAGGCCTGATGAGGAGCAGCTTAAGGTTTTTTTGGAAGATAAGAGCTTTGATCCTCATGTGATAGAGGGAGTGTTGGAATTTTTTCGTTTTGTTAATGAAACAGAAAATCCATATGCCCATGTTGGTCATGCTTACTTTTCTAATGTGAGTGACACGCAGAGTCTTAAACGACTTTGGCAGTACCAGCTTAGATTTCATCTGGAGAAAGCGTACAGAGTCGATCCAGCTGGATTTAGAGATATTGAGATGAAGTGGGAGGAGCTTGTTTCTAGCAGGCTGTAA